The nucleotide sequence GGCGGTGAGTTCCGGTCGCCGGTAGCCGAGGCGCCCGCGCGTCGCGAGCAGCAGGACGAGAGCCACCGCCGTGGACGCGAGCAGGAACGCGTGCGTCGTGTCGCGGCTCGACAGGCCCGGGAACATCTCCGACCAGGCCAGCGAGAAGAAGTTGTTCACGCTCGTGTGCAGCAGCATCGCCAGCGGCAGGCTCTGGCCGGTGCGGTTGAACACCCACGTCATGATGATGCTGAACGTGACGCAGGTGGCGATGAACTCCAGCGGGGTCAGCCAGGTGACGTCCGGCCAGCCGCCCCACTCGGTGAAGAACAGCGGCAGGTGCCACACGCCCCACAGCGGGCCCAGGATCAGCGTGCCACCCAGCGGCCCGTAGCGGTGCTGGAGCCGGGGGAGGGCGAAATCCCGCCAGCCCGGTTCCTCCGCCAGGCCCGTCGTGAGCAGCTGCAGGATCAGGCCCGGCACGTAGGCCACCAGCGTCGCCACCGCCGGCAGCACGGGGTTCTGCTCCGACAACGCCACCGTGGCGATCGTCAGCAACGCCGGCACGCTGAGCACCACCCCGACGTACCAGAGCCAGCTGACGCGCCACTTGAACAGCCGCGCGGTCCAGCGGCGGAGCCCGGTGCGCCCGTCGGCGACCGCCGTCACGAAGAACGCCGCGCCGATCGGGCCGAGGTAGGCGCCGGGCAGGACGCCGGCGAACTGCGCCGTGCCGAGCACCTCCGGGAAGCGGAAGGGCAGCACGCCCAGCCCGTTGCCGGACAGGATGTACGGCGTCCACGCGAGCCAGCTCAGCAGGTTGGCCAGGACGAAGAACCACGTCAACGGGCGACGGCGGATGCCGTCCCGCCAGCCGCCGTCGGTCCGTTCTTCTCCGATTTCCACACGGGTCGCCACCACACTGTCCCTTCGGGAAAGCCGTTTTCCGATGGCAGAAGCACACCAGTCACCGGCGGGTGCGGTCACTCCCGCGGACACCCGAAGGGTGGTACAGCAGGCTGTACCGGAGTCAGCGGCGGCGGTAGGCCATGCCCGCCGCCACGGCGCCGGCCAGCGCCCCGGCCCCGAGCACCGAAGGCACGCCGATCTTCGCCGCCTTGCGGCCGGTGCGGAAGTCGCGGATCTCCCAGCCGCGGGCCCTGGCCACGTCCCGCAGGCCGCCGTCCGGGTTGACCGCCACCGCGGTGCCCACCGCCGAGAGCATCGGGATGTCGTTCGCCGAGTCCGAGTACGCCGTGCAGCGCTTGAGGTTCAGCCCCTCGCGGGAGGCCAGGGCCCGCACCGCGTGCGCCTTCGCGCGGCCGTGCAGCAAGTCCCCGACGAGACGGCCGGTGTACACGCCGTCGCGCGTCTCCGCGACCGTGCCCAGCGCCCCGGTGAGCCCCAGTCGGCGGGAAATGATCGCCGCCAGCTCGATCGGGGTGGCCGTCACCAGCCACACGCGCTGGCCGGCGTCGAGGTGCATCTGGGCCAGTGCGCGCGTGCCGGACCAGATCTTGTCCGCCATCAGCTCGTCGTAGATCTCTTCGCTGATCGACGTCAGCTCCGCCACCGTGCGCCCGGCCACAAAGGACAGTGCGCGCTCGCGGTGGGTCTTGATGTCCTCTTTGTTCTCGCGGCCGCCGAGGCGAAACTTGATCTGGCCCCAGACGAACCCGGCGAGGTCCGACGACGTGAAGAACTTGCGCGCCGCGAGCCCGCGGGCGAAGTAGAAGATCGACGCGCCCATCATCATCGTGTTGTCGACGTCGAAGAACGCGGCCGCGGTCAGGTCCGGCGGGGCCGGCGGGACGGCGGGCTCGGCGGCTTCGGAGACCACACGGGCGTGGGCAGCTTCGGCCGACGCCTCGCCGGCGAGCGCGGCGAGCCGTTCCAGCTCCTGACTCTTATCCCTGCCACGCCAAGCTGACACGCACACCGCCTCCACGTCTGCCCACGTCCGGCCACGTTCCGGGTCCTTTGCACAGCGTAGCGAGCTGCCCACCGCGCCGTCGCAGGTGTGGGCCGGACCTCAGCCGATCACGATCGGCGGCAGGCCCGGCAGCAGCGGCGGGATCGACAGCAGCGGCGGCGAGGGCGTGGTGGTGGTCGTCACCGGCGGCCGGGAGGTCGTCGACGGCGGCTGGCCGAACACCGGCGGCGGCGTCACCCCGCCGGTCGGTGCGGGGATGCCCGGGGTCGCCGCGGCGTCCGACGGCGGCAGCTGCGTGCCCGTCGCGGTCGGTGCCGTGCTGTCCTGCGACGAGGGCGAGACCGACGCCGAGGTCGGCTGGCTGCCGGCGGACGGGAGGGGCCGCTGCGTGCACTCGCCGGTCGCCGGGAGCGGACCCAGCTCGTCGGACGTGCCGGCGGTGATCCGGTAGCAGTTCATCCGCGCCACCAGGCCGCTGGCGCGCTCCTGGACCTTGCCCAGCAGGTCCCGGACGTTGCCGAACACCGGCGCCGCGCCGGCCGGGAGCGGTTGCGCGCCCAGCCTCGCCGCCTGGTTGCGCGCCCACAGCCGGACGTCGGACAGCGCCTGCGTGCCGTTGCCGTCGCTGGTCGCCGCGGCGAACATCTGGGCGACGCCGGCCTGCAGGTCGGCGGCGAAGTCGTCGTACGCGGTCCGGTAGTCGGCTTCGTTCGCGCCTTCGGCGGCCAGCTCGCCGAGTTCGGTGATCCGGTTGGTGGCGAATTCGAGGTGCTTGCGCGCTTTCTGCTGGTCTCCGAACGTCAGGCCCAGCGCGGTCGACTCGCCGGCGCGCTTGACGTTGTACAGCGGGTCGCCGGGCAGCGCGGTGCGCGAGAGCACCAGCGTCAGCCCCGAGAGGACGAGGAAGAGGAACAGCGCGGCGGCCACCAGGTCGGCGGTCCGCGGCCGCCACCTCCGACGTGGGGTGGTGGCCGCCGCCGTCTCCAGGCGGCCCGCGATCTCCGCGCGGATCCGCTGCCGGGTTTCCAGGTCCGGGGCCCCGGCCGCGCCGAGGTCGCGCAGCGCGCCGACGAGCGCGAGTTCGTCGGCGAACTCGCCGTCGCGGCGGACCGGCGACGGTTCCAGGGCGCGCGCGAACCGCTCGCTCTCGGCTCGCTCACGCGCAAACCTCACGGCGCTGCTCTCCATCCCGGGCTTCGGCCGGTCTTGACACCGGTCTGCGTGGGGTAACGATCCAGAAGCCGCCAGGGTTACCGGTTTCGGCCGACGAGCGGAAAAGTTCGCGGGTTCAGCGCAATCCGGTGGGCAGAAGTTGTGCCAATCGGCGCACGGCACGGTGCTGGAGCGCCTTGATCGCCCCTTCGTTGCGGTTCATGATCTCGGCCGTCTCGGCCACGGACAGGCCCTGCAGGAACCGCAGGACGATGCATTCCCGCTGGTCTTCGCCCAGTTCCGCGACGCAGCGCAGCAGCTCGGCCCGGGTGGCGCGGCTGATCGCCTCCTGCTCGGGGCCCACCTGGACGGTCGCGCCGACGCTGAAGGGCGCCGAACCGGGCTCGGTCACCTCGTCGGTGACCACTTCGAGCTTGAACCGGCTCGACTTCACGTGGTCGAGCACGAGGTTGCGGGCGATGGTGACGAACCAGGCCCCGACGTCACGCCCTTGGTAGCTCACCGACGTGATGCGGCGCAGCGCGCG is from Amycolatopsis mediterranei and encodes:
- a CDS encoding CPBP family intramembrane glutamic endopeptidase — its product is MATRVEIGEERTDGGWRDGIRRRPLTWFFVLANLLSWLAWTPYILSGNGLGVLPFRFPEVLGTAQFAGVLPGAYLGPIGAAFFVTAVADGRTGLRRWTARLFKWRVSWLWYVGVVLSVPALLTIATVALSEQNPVLPAVATLVAYVPGLILQLLTTGLAEEPGWRDFALPRLQHRYGPLGGTLILGPLWGVWHLPLFFTEWGGWPDVTWLTPLEFIATCVTFSIIMTWVFNRTGQSLPLAMLLHTSVNNFFSLAWSEMFPGLSSRDTTHAFLLASTAVALVLLLATRGRLGYRRPELTA
- a CDS encoding HAD family hydrolase, yielding MSAWRGRDKSQELERLAALAGEASAEAAHARVVSEAAEPAVPPAPPDLTAAAFFDVDNTMMMGASIFYFARGLAARKFFTSSDLAGFVWGQIKFRLGGRENKEDIKTHRERALSFVAGRTVAELTSISEEIYDELMADKIWSGTRALAQMHLDAGQRVWLVTATPIELAAIISRRLGLTGALGTVAETRDGVYTGRLVGDLLHGRAKAHAVRALASREGLNLKRCTAYSDSANDIPMLSAVGTAVAVNPDGGLRDVARARGWEIRDFRTGRKAAKIGVPSVLGAGALAGAVAAGMAYRRR
- a CDS encoding DUF5667 domain-containing protein, which produces MRFARERAESERFARALEPSPVRRDGEFADELALVGALRDLGAAGAPDLETRQRIRAEIAGRLETAAATTPRRRWRPRTADLVAAALFLFLVLSGLTLVLSRTALPGDPLYNVKRAGESTALGLTFGDQQKARKHLEFATNRITELGELAAEGANEADYRTAYDDFAADLQAGVAQMFAAATSDGNGTQALSDVRLWARNQAARLGAQPLPAGAAPVFGNVRDLLGKVQERASGLVARMNCYRITAGTSDELGPLPATGECTQRPLPSAGSQPTSASVSPSSQDSTAPTATGTQLPPSDAAATPGIPAPTGGVTPPPVFGQPPSTTSRPPVTTTTTPSPPLLSIPPLLPGLPPIVIG
- a CDS encoding sigma-70 family RNA polymerase sigma factor, whose product is MTVPTALSRGPVSMFAERVFGRTSAVPLSRQAADDERAEAAKAEAWDLVRAAQDGDSSAFGRLYDRYVDVVYRYVLFRLGDRDLAEDVTSETFLRALRRITSVSYQGRDVGAWFVTIARNLVLDHVKSSRFKLEVVTDEVTEPGSAPFSVGATVQVGPEQEAISRATRAELLRCVAELGEDQRECIVLRFLQGLSVAETAEIMNRNEGAIKALQHRAVRRLAQLLPTGLR